From Flavobacterium arcticum, the proteins below share one genomic window:
- the aroB gene encoding 3-dehydroquinate synthase, which yields MEPIQASGYTVYFNNDCYVWLYENVKPEMYSKLFIIVDSNTATHCLPLFLQQLETDVVIEVIELEPGEINKNIDTCIQVWHTLAELECDRKGLIINLGGGVVTDLGGFVASTFKRGIDFINIPTSLLAMVDAAVGGKTGVDIGALKNQVGLISNPKTVLVDTTYLGTLPSEEIRSGFAEMLKHGLILDAEYWNTVVAITNLINDDLDGAVKQSIYIKNEIVLKDPTEKNIRKKLNFGHTLGHAIESYCLENDDKKTLLHGEAIAIGMILESYISMEKGMLSETEYNSIKKVLIGIYEKVIFTPKDIEGILKMLIHDKKNEFGNIQFVLLESIGSAVINKNISNALIHNAFKDYLN from the coding sequence ATGGAACCTATACAAGCATCAGGATATACTGTTTATTTTAATAATGATTGTTACGTTTGGCTATATGAAAATGTGAAGCCTGAAATGTATTCTAAATTATTTATTATAGTAGATTCTAATACAGCGACACACTGTTTACCCTTGTTTCTTCAGCAACTTGAAACAGATGTGGTTATTGAGGTTATAGAGCTAGAGCCAGGAGAGATTAATAAAAATATAGATACTTGCATACAGGTATGGCATACACTGGCTGAGCTAGAGTGCGACCGTAAGGGCTTAATTATTAATTTAGGCGGAGGTGTAGTTACAGATCTTGGTGGGTTTGTAGCATCTACTTTTAAAAGAGGTATTGATTTTATTAATATACCTACCTCTCTATTAGCCATGGTAGATGCAGCCGTAGGTGGTAAAACAGGGGTTGATATTGGAGCGTTAAAAAATCAAGTAGGTCTTATTAGTAACCCAAAAACAGTATTAGTTGATACTACTTACTTGGGTACACTACCGTCCGAAGAGATACGCTCTGGCTTTGCAGAAATGTTAAAGCACGGATTAATTTTAGATGCTGAATATTGGAATACTGTTGTAGCTATAACTAACTTAATTAATGATGATTTAGATGGTGCAGTTAAACAATCTATTTATATAAAAAATGAAATTGTACTTAAAGATCCTACAGAGAAAAATATCCGAAAAAAATTAAATTTTGGGCATACTCTTGGACATGCAATAGAATCGTACTGCCTTGAAAATGATGATAAAAAAACCTTACTGCATGGCGAGGCTATAGCAATAGGTATGATACTAGAGTCGTATATATCTATGGAAAAAGGTATGCTTAGCGAAACTGAATATAATAGTATTAAAAAAGTTTTGATTGGGATTTATGAAAAAGTAATCTTTACTCCTAAAGATATAGAAGGTATACTCAAAATGCTTATACACGACAAAAAAAATGAATTTGGGAACATTCAGTTTGTATTATTAGAAAGCATAGGTAGTGCTGTTATAAATAAAAACATATCAAACGCATTGATACACAATGCTTTTAAAGATTATTTAAACTAA
- a CDS encoding proline dehydrogenase family protein, with protein MEKIFNNTETAFSIKSNTELKRGYFLFKMIASPTFVSIGTALTNFALKVRLPIQWLIRATVFDHFCGGTTEDDCIPVIDKMYTQKVSSVLDYSVEGKEDESEFDKTFEKILKTIVFAKEREAIPFAVFKPTGFGRFALYEKIGEGKALTTKETEEWNRVLVRFEKVCTAAYDNDVSLLIDAEESWMQDAADDLVTNLMRKYNKDKIIVFNTLQMYRWDRMDYLKKLHEQAKQEGFYIGMKIVRGAYMEKENKRAEEKGYVSPICTSKQATDINYDNAIAYMVEHINQMAIFAGTHNEESSYKLMQLMLSKGINKNDERIWFGQLYGMSDNISFNLADNNYNVAKYLPFGPVRDVMPYLIRRAEENTSVAGQTSRELNLISVERKRRRI; from the coding sequence ATGGAAAAAATATTCAATAATACAGAAACTGCTTTTTCTATAAAAAGTAATACAGAGCTTAAAAGAGGATACTTCCTTTTTAAAATGATAGCCTCTCCAACATTTGTTAGTATTGGCACAGCACTTACTAATTTTGCATTAAAAGTACGCTTACCTATACAGTGGCTTATTAGAGCTACTGTATTCGATCATTTTTGTGGAGGTACTACAGAGGATGATTGCATACCAGTAATAGATAAAATGTATACCCAAAAAGTCTCATCTGTATTAGACTATTCGGTAGAAGGCAAAGAAGATGAATCGGAATTTGATAAAACCTTCGAGAAAATACTAAAAACCATTGTTTTTGCAAAAGAAAGAGAAGCAATACCTTTCGCTGTATTTAAGCCTACAGGTTTTGGGCGTTTTGCATTGTATGAAAAAATAGGAGAAGGAAAAGCCCTTACTACTAAAGAGACAGAAGAGTGGAATAGGGTATTGGTGCGTTTTGAAAAAGTATGTACTGCTGCTTATGATAATGATGTATCATTACTTATTGATGCAGAAGAAAGCTGGATGCAAGATGCTGCCGATGATCTTGTTACTAATTTAATGCGCAAATATAATAAGGATAAAATTATTGTATTTAATACTTTGCAAATGTATCGTTGGGATAGGATGGATTACTTAAAAAAGCTACATGAACAAGCAAAACAAGAAGGGTTCTACATTGGTATGAAAATAGTGAGAGGAGCCTATATGGAAAAAGAAAACAAACGTGCCGAAGAAAAAGGTTATGTTTCACCTATATGTACTTCTAAACAGGCTACAGATATAAATTATGACAATGCTATAGCGTATATGGTAGAGCATATAAATCAAATGGCTATTTTTGCAGGAACTCATAATGAAGAAAGTTCATACAAGTTAATGCAATTGATGCTAAGTAAGGGTATCAATAAAAATGATGAAAGAATTTGGTTTGGTCAATTATATGGTATGAGCGACAATATTAGTTTCAATCTTGCTGATAATAACTATAATGTAGCAAAGTATCTTCCTTTTGGGCCTGTAAGAGATGTAATGCCATACCTTATACGTAGGGCAGAGGAGAACACTTCTGTTGCAGGACAAACCAGCAGGGAATTAAACTTGATAAGCGTAGAAAGAAAAAGAAGAAGAATATAA
- a CDS encoding DUF4258 domain-containing protein — MKFKYRLAYYLFGAVIGVMFLIFFLDNKKAEFCYLPNCRVLKNIRSKGMTISPEAQKKLNERWVTIDDVKACTENGDVIFSKSKDKYKGGTIYIIEGKSTKNELIEVEVVNYDNKVLLKDINKI; from the coding sequence ATGAAGTTTAAATATCGTTTAGCATACTATCTTTTTGGGGCTGTAATAGGGGTTATGTTTCTTATATTTTTTTTAGATAATAAAAAAGCCGAATTTTGTTACTTGCCTAACTGTCGTGTGTTAAAAAATATAAGGAGTAAAGGGATGACAATTTCTCCAGAAGCACAAAAAAAATTGAACGAAAGATGGGTTACTATAGATGATGTTAAAGCTTGTACAGAAAATGGAGACGTTATTTTTTCGAAAAGTAAAGACAAATATAAAGGGGGTACTATATATATAATAGAAGGTAAAAGTACTAAAAATGAGCTTATTGAAGTAGAGGTGGTGAATTATGAT